The following proteins are encoded in a genomic region of Bradyrhizobium sp. SK17:
- a CDS encoding DNA -binding domain-containing protein, which translates to MTVITFQDRPPDGDRLTGYDESHLALYIRLLDAAAEGADWREAVQILFGLDPDGDPDRARTIHDSHLARARWMTTTGYRELLRPRVS; encoded by the coding sequence ATGACCGTCATTACTTTTCAGGATCGTCCGCCCGACGGTGACCGCCTGACAGGCTACGACGAAAGCCATCTTGCGCTCTATATCCGGCTCCTCGACGCCGCTGCCGAAGGCGCCGATTGGCGTGAGGCGGTGCAAATTCTTTTCGGGCTTGATCCCGACGGCGATCCCGACCGCGCCCGAACGATTCACGACAGCCATCTCGCCCGTGCCCGCTGGATGACCACGACGGGTTATCGCGAGCTCCTCCGTCCCCGTGTGTCCTAG
- a CDS encoding integrase, translated as MLLQADPTHDVDPPQKVSAESLWSDPQWHLDGLRSDLRRSQLQIDWDFELPDGSRFTDPCWGRWLEDARIFLWSLRLDPPPGRRHARARTLVAAAVKLRILIRWMAGQAMRSFGDLDRDAAARFMHDIAGRRRHNGALIRPGTRHDYANLLLALYQQRRKLACPPPEHPFDEDRVGAHSGFSRHTVQRLPFTPDAIAVPLVSAAIRLIGQPADDVIALRDQAVPFRMDDQSRSFFVHRQAVRALVSSFRFSTIEGENVPWHPPLTRTRHLRGLINRIQEACFVTIAYLVGARASEILTLNAHCVEEHPSADKTEAFAYLRGRIFKTAGNDAGVPHLWPAPPPVLRAVDVLRRLSEPLRAQSGRLDLWLSIAGNGIIDRRVPEVPTGSSLVIRLNERFAAFIDMPLNDDGTPWRLTTHQGRKTFARFVGKRDRTGLHALQHHFGHVTRIMTDSAYVGTDFDLGELVDAQTLDETRSALEELLTASRLGGKAGRMLSSRSRFRGRTRDGELAGYVDFLIEESGMRLGVCDWGYCVYRVESAACMGDERGPNPLWRTESTCMSCANFAVTERHRPVWQARLDRNIALVADDRLDASSIALARTRIAECERVLSDLSATGGAHAEDDGRKPT; from the coding sequence ATGCTGCTCCAAGCTGATCCCACGCATGACGTTGATCCGCCGCAGAAGGTTTCGGCAGAGTCGCTATGGTCGGACCCGCAATGGCATCTCGATGGCCTGCGATCCGACCTGCGGAGATCGCAGCTCCAGATCGATTGGGATTTCGAACTGCCAGACGGCAGCCGCTTCACAGACCCATGTTGGGGCCGCTGGCTGGAAGATGCGCGCATCTTTTTGTGGTCGCTTCGCCTCGATCCGCCGCCAGGCAGGCGGCACGCCCGCGCGAGAACCCTTGTTGCCGCGGCCGTCAAGCTCCGCATCCTGATCCGATGGATGGCTGGCCAAGCAATGCGCAGCTTCGGCGACCTCGATCGCGATGCCGCCGCCCGGTTCATGCACGACATTGCCGGGCGACGAAGACACAATGGCGCGCTGATCAGACCTGGGACCCGTCACGACTACGCCAACCTTTTGCTCGCCCTCTACCAGCAACGGCGCAAGCTCGCATGCCCACCACCAGAGCACCCGTTCGACGAAGACCGCGTAGGCGCTCATTCCGGATTCAGCCGCCATACCGTGCAGCGCCTGCCATTCACGCCCGATGCCATCGCCGTGCCGCTCGTCTCGGCCGCGATCCGACTCATCGGACAGCCGGCCGATGACGTGATCGCACTACGCGACCAGGCCGTGCCGTTTCGCATGGATGATCAAAGTCGCTCCTTCTTCGTTCACCGGCAGGCCGTCCGGGCACTCGTGTCTTCATTTCGGTTTTCCACGATCGAGGGCGAGAACGTGCCCTGGCATCCGCCGTTGACGCGAACGAGGCACCTGCGCGGGCTGATCAATCGCATCCAGGAAGCTTGCTTCGTCACCATTGCCTATCTGGTCGGCGCAAGAGCCTCGGAGATTCTGACGCTCAATGCTCACTGCGTCGAGGAGCATCCGTCCGCAGATAAGACGGAAGCCTTTGCTTATCTCCGCGGCCGGATATTCAAGACCGCCGGCAACGATGCCGGCGTGCCGCACCTCTGGCCAGCGCCGCCGCCCGTTCTGCGTGCCGTCGACGTCTTGCGCCGTCTCTCAGAACCCTTGCGCGCTCAGAGCGGCCGGTTGGACCTGTGGCTCTCCATCGCCGGGAACGGCATCATCGATCGCCGCGTGCCGGAGGTCCCAACGGGCAGTTCTCTCGTTATCCGTCTGAACGAGAGATTTGCGGCTTTCATCGACATGCCGCTCAACGACGATGGAACGCCTTGGCGTCTGACCACGCACCAAGGCCGTAAGACCTTTGCCCGCTTCGTCGGCAAGCGCGACCGCACCGGCCTTCATGCCTTGCAGCATCATTTCGGGCATGTGACCCGCATTATGACCGACAGCGCCTATGTCGGAACAGATTTTGATCTCGGCGAACTCGTCGATGCGCAAACACTCGACGAGACGCGATCTGCGCTCGAGGAGTTGCTCACCGCGTCGCGTCTTGGCGGCAAGGCGGGGCGCATGCTGTCGTCGCGGTCGCGCTTCCGCGGCCGGACCCGCGACGGCGAACTCGCCGGCTATGTCGATTTCCTCATCGAGGAGAGCGGCATGCGGCTCGGCGTCTGCGACTGGGGGTATTGTGTCTATCGCGTCGAGTCCGCCGCTTGCATGGGGGACGAACGCGGTCCGAACCCGCTGTGGCGCACCGAGAGCACCTGCATGAGCTGCGCTAACTTCGCAGTCACTGAGCGGCACCGCCCGGTCTGGCAAGCGCGCCTTGATCGCAACATCGCTTTGGTCGCCGACGATCGACTCGATGCATCGAGCATCGCTCTCGCCAGAACGCGCATTGCCGAGTGCGAGCGTGTCCTTTCCGATCTTTCCGCTACAGGAGGAGCCCATGCCGAAGATGACGGCCGCAAACCCACTTGA
- a CDS encoding DUF2285 domain-containing protein yields MLEAAPAVFRTARRLEQLDLTDATLHAHRDDGSAIILADPDGDHYLIADAISPAQPLAVLIPLDDSFHIRAEAALRFQRRLFRRAAGPLPRALTLTPRHRLRLVRMVRALDGRSAGATYREIAWVLFNRQWQSATEWKTSSIRAQTIRLVKDAHTMMRGGYLRLLAGR; encoded by the coding sequence ATGCTTGAAGCCGCGCCAGCCGTCTTTCGCACGGCCCGGCGGCTCGAACAGCTCGACCTGACCGACGCCACGCTGCACGCGCACCGCGATGATGGAAGCGCGATCATCCTGGCCGATCCCGATGGTGACCACTATTTGATCGCCGACGCTATCAGCCCGGCTCAACCGCTCGCCGTCCTGATACCGCTCGACGACAGCTTCCACATTCGCGCCGAAGCGGCGTTGCGATTCCAACGCCGCCTGTTCCGACGCGCCGCCGGTCCGCTACCGCGCGCGCTCACACTCACGCCGCGCCACCGCTTGCGGCTGGTGCGCATGGTGCGCGCGCTCGATGGCCGATCCGCGGGCGCGACTTATCGCGAAATCGCCTGGGTGCTGTTCAACAGGCAGTGGCAGTCCGCTACCGAATGGAAGACGTCGTCCATCCGTGCCCAGACGATCCGCTTGGTCAAGGATGCGCACACAATGATGCGCGGCGGCTATCTCCGCCTGCTCGCCGGCCGCTAA
- a CDS encoding DUF736 domain-containing protein has protein sequence MSQIGSFTRSNDGTYTGTIKTLAIDAKARIVPSDPASTSDKAPDLRVIVSGVEIGAAWRRTSKDNRSYHSVKLDDPSFTAPIYANLFEGDDGECALIWSR, from the coding sequence ATGTCCCAGATCGGTTCGTTCACCCGCAGCAACGATGGCACCTACACCGGCACCATCAAGACGCTCGCGATCGATGCCAAGGCCCGCATCGTCCCCAGCGATCCCGCCTCCACCAGCGACAAGGCGCCAGACCTGCGCGTGATCGTCTCAGGCGTCGAGATCGGTGCCGCCTGGCGCCGGACTTCGAAGGACAATCGCTCCTACCACTCGGTCAAGCTCGACGATCCGTCCTTCACGGCGCCCATCTACGCCAACCTCTTCGAAGGCGACGATGGCGAGTGTGCGCTGATCTGGTCGCGCTGA
- the parA gene encoding ParA family partition ATPase, with protein MIVALLSQKGGVGKTTLALHLAGEWASRGRRVLFIDADPQGSALDWSQQRGREGLPRLFGVVGLARDTLHSEAPELARDADHVVVDGPPRVASLMRSALLAADLVLIPVQPSPFDGWASAEMLSLFREARIYRPQLAARFVLNRCAARTIIARETAETLADHDPPVLASTIGQRVAFADTARSGRLVSEINGHGPAAREITALCAEVGRIAP; from the coding sequence ATGATCGTCGCGCTCCTCAGCCAGAAGGGTGGCGTCGGCAAGACGACGCTCGCGCTGCATCTAGCCGGTGAATGGGCCAGCAGGGGAAGGCGCGTTCTATTCATTGACGCCGACCCGCAGGGCTCGGCGCTGGACTGGTCACAGCAGCGCGGGCGCGAAGGCCTGCCGCGCCTCTTCGGCGTTGTCGGTCTGGCGCGGGACACGCTTCACAGCGAGGCGCCTGAGCTGGCGAGAGACGCAGATCATGTGGTGGTCGACGGACCGCCCCGCGTCGCCAGCCTGATGCGCTCCGCGCTGCTCGCCGCCGACCTGGTGCTGATCCCTGTACAGCCCTCGCCGTTCGACGGCTGGGCCTCCGCGGAGATGCTGTCGCTGTTCCGCGAAGCGCGGATCTATCGTCCACAGCTCGCCGCCCGCTTCGTCCTCAACCGATGCGCCGCGCGCACCATCATCGCCCGCGAGACGGCCGAGACACTGGCCGATCACGATCCGCCGGTGCTCGCGTCCACAATTGGCCAACGTGTCGCTTTCGCCGACACCGCGCGGTCTGGACGCCTCGTCTCGGAAATCAACGGGCACGGCCCGGCAGCGCGCGAAATCACTGCGCTGTGCGCCGAGGTCGGGAGGATCGCGCCATGA
- a CDS encoding tyrosine-type recombinase/integrase: protein MLIDDVDRYIELRRSLGFKLAKTARHLTAFARYAVDRGDTHVRRETAIAWAAAVSSTPGSHQRRLQEIALFARFLYAEDREHEVPHHPRRPATRPAPYIYTPEELARMLDAAGNLRRQKPSPLRRHIYVMLIGLLASTGLRISEALNLKLGDLLPDGVLHIRQTKFNKSRLVPMHPSVVEALQAYLEVRRRFAGLDDHVFLSVDAKPMSVRTAQTNFYVILRKADVGQNRSRRPRIHDLRHTFATRVLEQCAMRRDDVARDFVALSTYLGHADIRHTYWYLEATPDLMADIADAAETLIAGEVA, encoded by the coding sequence ATGCTGATCGATGATGTTGATCGCTACATCGAGCTGCGCCGCTCGCTCGGCTTCAAGCTCGCAAAGACGGCCCGACACCTCACCGCGTTCGCGCGCTATGCGGTCGACCGCGGCGATACTCATGTTCGCCGCGAGACCGCGATCGCGTGGGCGGCGGCCGTCTCGTCGACCCCGGGCAGTCACCAACGGCGGCTTCAGGAGATCGCGCTCTTTGCACGCTTCCTCTACGCCGAGGATCGCGAGCATGAAGTTCCGCATCATCCCCGCCGCCCTGCAACACGTCCCGCGCCCTATATCTATACGCCAGAGGAACTGGCTCGCATGCTCGACGCTGCAGGCAATCTGCGGCGCCAGAAGCCCAGCCCGCTAAGGCGCCACATCTATGTGATGCTGATCGGGCTGCTCGCATCGACCGGTCTGCGGATCTCCGAGGCTCTGAACTTGAAGTTGGGCGATCTGCTGCCCGACGGCGTGCTGCACATCCGCCAGACCAAGTTCAACAAGAGCCGGCTTGTGCCAATGCACCCCAGCGTGGTCGAAGCGCTGCAGGCCTATCTCGAGGTCCGGCGGCGGTTCGCCGGTCTGGATGACCATGTGTTCCTGTCTGTGGATGCCAAGCCGATGTCGGTTCGGACCGCCCAGACCAACTTCTATGTAATCCTGCGCAAAGCTGACGTCGGTCAGAATCGGTCGCGACGTCCGCGTATCCATGATCTGCGCCACACCTTCGCGACGCGCGTGCTGGAGCAATGCGCGATGCGTCGTGATGACGTTGCGCGCGACTTCGTCGCTCTCTCCACCTATCTCGGTCATGCGGACATCCGGCATACCTACTGGTATCTGGAAGCCACCCCGGACCTCATGGCCGATATTGCAGATGCTGCTGAGACGCTGATCGCCGGGGAGGTCGCATGA
- a CDS encoding AlpA family transcriptional regulator — protein MPAARLDTPPRYLRTPEAARFLGLSGRTLEKHRTYGTGPVYRKLGGRIVYALDDLQAWADRGTRLSTSDPGHDVVHPAKPHARLTQATPTRRGGGAS, from the coding sequence ATGCCAGCAGCGCGACTCGACACCCCTCCACGCTATCTCCGCACGCCCGAGGCGGCGCGCTTCCTGGGTCTGTCCGGTCGCACTCTGGAGAAGCACCGCACCTATGGCACCGGACCAGTCTATCGCAAGCTTGGCGGCCGCATCGTCTATGCCCTCGACGATCTCCAGGCCTGGGCGGATCGTGGCACACGCCTATCCACGTCCGATCCAGGCCATGACGTTGTACATCCGGCCAAGCCGCATGCGAGACTCACCCAGGCGACTCCCACCCGGCGCGGTGGCGGTGCGTCATGA
- a CDS encoding DUF736 domain-containing protein, giving the protein MAQIGTFTRAEDGSYTGTIKTLSLNFKARFLPAEPSENEKAPNLRVVVGNVEIGAAWQRTSKDNNTVYHSVKLDDPSFPAPIYANLVAVDDGYALVWSR; this is encoded by the coding sequence ATGGCTCAGATTGGCACCTTCACCCGCGCCGAAGACGGCTCCTACACCGGCACCATCAAGACGCTCTCGCTCAACTTCAAGGCGCGCTTCCTTCCGGCCGAACCCTCTGAGAACGAGAAGGCTCCGAACTTGCGCGTGGTGGTCGGTAATGTCGAGATAGGTGCCGCGTGGCAGCGGACCTCCAAGGACAACAACACCGTCTACCACTCGGTCAAGCTCGACGACCCGTCCTTCCCGGCGCCGATCTACGCCAACCTCGTCGCGGTCGATGACGGCTACGCGCTGGTTTGGTCGCGCTGA
- a CDS encoding transcriptional regulator domain-containing protein yields the protein MAEPPDWRLHTTERALNRLERQGFAWEFLRRNPDYRGDYDRLRGISISRSDTSLPRRSAALQWGLRFPARSRPLGQRDRDFLAARACRKCSDA from the coding sequence ATGGCCGAGCCGCCCGATTGGCGATTGCATACAACCGAACGCGCGCTGAACCGGCTGGAGCGGCAAGGGTTCGCGTGGGAATTTCTGCGCCGGAATCCCGACTATCGCGGCGACTATGACCGGCTGCGCGGCATTTCGATCAGCCGGTCAGACACCTCATTGCCTCGCAGGAGCGCAGCCCTGCAATGGGGGTTGCGATTTCCTGCTCGATCCCGACCGCTCGGCCAGCGAGACCGCGATTTTCTGGCGGCCCGAGCTTGTCGCAAGTGTTCTGATGCTTGA
- a CDS encoding helix-turn-helix domain-containing protein, whose product MDIRRVFGANVRRYRVAAGLSQEAVAVKMGVDRAYVSGMERGQQNVTLLTMWHLSEALGVRPADLLDETVEDAET is encoded by the coding sequence ATGGACATTCGCAGAGTTTTTGGAGCCAACGTCAGGAGGTATCGCGTCGCTGCCGGTCTGAGCCAGGAAGCGGTCGCCGTGAAGATGGGCGTGGACCGCGCCTATGTGAGCGGCATGGAGCGGGGCCAGCAGAATGTGACGTTGTTGACGATGTGGCATTTGTCGGAGGCGTTGGGTGTGAGACCTGCCGACCTTCTCGATGAGACGGTGGAGGACGCTGAGACATAA
- a CDS encoding S26 family signal peptidase, which translates to MTRFGYVMTTYFTVMLIGGLSFIHVTPRLIWNASASTPVGLYSIDRSPQLEVTDLVAVNAPEPLASFLAERGYLPRGLPLMKRVAGLSGQQVCRTGAHVTVDGIAMGDALTRDRLGRDLPIWQGCRRIADGEIFLMNWSVEDSLDGRYFGPISARSIIGRATPVWTDEDGSGRFEWRAATR; encoded by the coding sequence ATGACCCGCTTCGGCTACGTCATGACGACGTACTTCACCGTGATGCTGATCGGTGGCCTGTCTTTCATCCACGTCACGCCCAGGCTGATCTGGAATGCGTCCGCCAGTACGCCGGTCGGCCTCTATTCAATCGATCGGTCGCCGCAGCTCGAAGTGACCGACTTGGTCGCCGTGAACGCACCCGAGCCGCTCGCCTCGTTCCTCGCCGAGCGCGGCTACCTGCCTCGCGGCCTCCCGCTCATGAAACGCGTCGCCGGTCTATCGGGGCAACAAGTCTGCCGCACCGGCGCACACGTCACCGTCGACGGCATCGCAATGGGCGATGCGCTGACGCGCGACCGTCTCGGCCGCGATCTTCCCATTTGGCAGGGCTGCCGGCGCATCGCCGACGGCGAGATCTTCCTCATGAACTGGTCCGTCGAGGACAGCCTCGACGGTCGCTACTTCGGTCCGATCTCCGCCCGCTCGATCATCGGCCGCGCAACGCCCGTGTGGACCGATGAAGACGGCAGCGGCCGCTTCGAATGGCGCGCCGCGACGCGGTGA
- a CDS encoding tyrosine-type recombinase/integrase: MAADHAVDFARWLRERRYTPLTIVERMRLLASWTHWARGAGYTLAAIREAHAASFSLIEAGHRPRFRGDLNKDAVECAKLFIAYLEDQGQLMRLPAKPAAPVVVEFAAWAREQRGLAETTLAAYLGTITPFVQALGDIPTSYDAVTIRAYMIERAKAVSVERMKGISVGIRAFLRFLIARGRCPSGLDHAMPNVAGWRLASIPRFLPDADIARIIGACNGERRLRDRAIILLLVRLGLRASEVARLSFDDIDWRQGSIRLCGKGRREELLPLTQEIGDALLAYIERGRPALGTPSLFITEYAPLRPIDRLTVKDLVKRALKRGGIESRYKGAHILRHSAATAMLRHGVSLPGVSTVLRHRSQAMTAHYAKVDIALLSAIAQPWPGRSPC; encoded by the coding sequence ATGGCCGCAGACCACGCGGTCGACTTTGCGCGATGGCTCCGTGAGCGCCGATACACGCCACTTACCATCGTCGAGAGGATGCGGCTGCTTGCGAGTTGGACGCACTGGGCGCGCGGGGCAGGCTACACGCTGGCTGCAATCCGTGAGGCGCACGCGGCCTCGTTCTCCTTGATCGAAGCGGGACATCGGCCGCGCTTCCGCGGCGACCTCAACAAGGACGCGGTCGAGTGCGCCAAGCTGTTCATCGCCTACCTTGAGGATCAAGGCCAGTTAATGCGATTGCCGGCTAAACCGGCAGCGCCAGTGGTTGTCGAGTTTGCCGCTTGGGCCCGCGAGCAGCGCGGCCTGGCCGAAACGACGCTCGCGGCGTATCTTGGGACGATTACTCCCTTCGTCCAAGCGCTGGGGGATATCCCGACCTCCTACGACGCCGTAACGATCCGGGCATACATGATCGAACGTGCGAAGGCCGTATCGGTCGAGCGCATGAAGGGCATATCGGTCGGCATCCGCGCGTTCTTGCGCTTCCTGATCGCGAGAGGACGATGTCCGTCTGGGCTCGACCACGCCATGCCGAATGTTGCGGGATGGCGGCTGGCATCGATCCCGCGCTTCCTGCCTGATGCTGATATCGCGCGGATTATCGGTGCATGCAATGGAGAGCGGCGCCTGCGCGACCGCGCCATCATCCTGCTGTTGGTCCGGCTTGGGCTTCGGGCGAGCGAGGTGGCGCGGCTCAGCTTCGATGATATCGACTGGCGGCAAGGCAGCATCCGCCTGTGCGGCAAAGGCCGGCGCGAGGAACTGCTGCCGCTCACCCAGGAGATCGGCGACGCGCTGCTCGCCTACATAGAACGCGGACGGCCGGCACTGGGCACACCATCCCTGTTCATCACCGAATATGCGCCACTGCGGCCAATCGACCGCCTCACGGTCAAAGACCTGGTCAAGCGCGCGCTCAAGCGTGGGGGCATCGAGAGCCGCTACAAGGGTGCGCATATCCTGCGCCACTCGGCGGCCACGGCGATGCTCCGCCACGGCGTCAGCCTGCCGGGCGTGAGCACAGTGCTGCGCCACCGGTCGCAGGCAATGACGGCGCATTACGCCAAAGTCGATATCGCCCTGCTGTCGGCCATCGCGCAGCCCTGGCCGGGGAGGTCGCCATGCTGA
- a CDS encoding DUF736 domain-containing protein, with protein sequence MAQIGTFTRNEDGSFAGVIKTLNLSVKARLVVAEKDSEKSPDLRALVGNIEIGAAWKKVAKETGREYHSLKLDDPSFPAPIYASLVENEDGFALIWSR encoded by the coding sequence ATGGCTCAGATCGGTACGTTCACCCGCAACGAAGACGGTTCGTTCGCCGGAGTCATCAAGACCCTCAACCTCAGCGTCAAGGCTCGCCTGGTCGTCGCCGAGAAGGACAGCGAGAAGTCGCCCGACCTCCGCGCGCTCGTCGGCAACATCGAGATCGGGGCTGCCTGGAAGAAGGTCGCCAAGGAGACGGGCCGGGAGTATCACTCCCTCAAGCTCGACGATCCGAGCTTCCCCGCTCCGATCTACGCAAGCCTCGTGGAGAACGAAGACGGCTTCGCTCTCATCTGGTCGCGCTGA
- a CDS encoding DUF2840 domain-containing protein gives MNGAAHLRRVPAALLFDGLTRVELTWIEKRIEYWIRFGRDVQEQILDRRQRVVSFPPHSVFAFVRWAANDFGTIISRIDILRAVSPGEPYQTLPFVRPGGDILLKAESWPKVERVLQIVDAIEAIGINPAEVSPHHWRHVHNRLSAGQEPRSYTADQHRAILLRRKVEP, from the coding sequence ATGAACGGCGCTGCTCATTTGCGCCGTGTACCGGCGGCGCTCCTCTTCGACGGTCTGACTCGCGTCGAACTGACCTGGATCGAGAAGAGGATCGAATACTGGATTCGGTTCGGCCGAGACGTCCAGGAACAGATTCTCGACCGCCGCCAGCGAGTCGTCAGCTTCCCGCCCCATAGCGTCTTCGCCTTTGTCCGTTGGGCGGCCAATGACTTCGGGACGATCATCTCACGCATCGACATCCTGCGCGCGGTCTCGCCGGGCGAACCCTATCAGACGCTGCCCTTCGTGCGCCCCGGCGGCGACATTCTGCTGAAGGCCGAGAGCTGGCCGAAAGTCGAACGCGTCCTGCAGATTGTCGACGCCATCGAGGCGATCGGCATCAATCCGGCCGAGGTCTCGCCGCATCACTGGCGGCACGTTCACAATCGTCTCTCTGCCGGCCAGGAGCCGCGCAGCTACACGGCCGACCAGCATCGAGCCATCCTTCTGCGTCGGAAGGTCGAGCCATGA
- a CDS encoding tyrosine-type recombinase/integrase: MTPIAPLITSFMREHMPQQRGYSPHSCETYAYSFQLLFAFTAQRLHTRPSLLQLEQIDADMVVAFLHHIEHDRGNGPATRNLRLAAIKSFMRYVELRHPGALEQVAQINAIPGKRHDQKLIRHLTMDEIRAVLNAPDATTRLGLRDRAMLHLCFAGGLRVSELIGLTLENVTLQPRPSILVFGKGRRERSLPLWKETARDLRAWLSVRGKPPATELFVNAQGMAMTRAGFEYILEKHAKAAAARCPTLSGRTLSPHLLRHSCAVLMLQATRDIRKVALWLGHADIRTTEIYLRMDPSEKLEAVEAVIPPALRRGRFKAPDALIASLSEKAPLPSG; the protein is encoded by the coding sequence ATGACGCCGATCGCCCCGCTCATCACCAGCTTCATGCGCGAGCACATGCCGCAGCAGCGCGGCTACAGTCCGCACTCCTGCGAGACCTATGCGTATAGCTTCCAGCTATTGTTCGCCTTCACCGCCCAGCGCCTGCACACGCGCCCCTCTCTACTCCAGCTCGAGCAGATCGATGCAGACATGGTGGTCGCGTTCCTGCATCACATCGAACATGACCGCGGCAACGGTCCGGCGACTCGCAACCTGCGGCTCGCCGCGATCAAGTCGTTCATGCGCTACGTCGAGCTGCGGCACCCTGGCGCGTTGGAGCAGGTCGCCCAGATCAATGCGATCCCAGGCAAGCGTCATGACCAGAAGCTCATCCGCCATCTGACCATGGACGAGATCCGCGCCGTGCTTAATGCTCCCGACGCGACGACACGCCTCGGACTGCGGGATCGGGCGATGTTGCATCTGTGCTTCGCCGGCGGCCTGCGCGTCTCCGAGTTGATCGGCCTCACCCTGGAAAACGTCACGCTGCAACCGAGGCCAAGCATCCTGGTGTTCGGCAAGGGCCGGCGCGAACGCAGCCTTCCGCTATGGAAGGAAACCGCTCGCGACCTGCGCGCTTGGCTATCAGTGCGAGGGAAGCCGCCAGCGACAGAGCTGTTCGTCAACGCCCAAGGGATGGCGATGACCCGCGCCGGCTTTGAGTATATCCTCGAAAAGCACGCAAAGGCCGCCGCGGCTCGATGCCCTACCCTGAGCGGCCGCACGCTATCGCCACACCTTCTGCGGCACAGTTGTGCGGTCCTGATGTTGCAGGCCACACGCGACATCCGCAAGGTGGCGCTCTGGCTTGGCCACGCCGATATCCGCACCACGGAGATATATCTCCGCATGGATCCCTCTGAAAAGCTGGAGGCGGTGGAAGCGGTCATTCCGCCGGCGCTGCGCCGCGGACGGTTCAAGGCACCAGACGCGCTGATTGCCTCGCTGTCGGAGAAAGCACCTCTGCCTTCAGGGTGA